A single window of Nicotiana sylvestris chromosome 5, ASM39365v2, whole genome shotgun sequence DNA harbors:
- the LOC104244702 gene encoding peroxidase 17, with product MPYSHFFFFLLISLAFAAMAAPTLRPGFYTETCPQAEFIVKDVMKKAMKREPRSLASVMRLQFHDCFVNGCDASLLLDDTPNMLGEKMALSNINSLRSYEVVDEVKEALERACPGVVSCADLLIMAARDAVVLTGGPNWEVKLGRLDSLTASQEDSNQIMPSPRSNATYLIDLFNRYNLSIKDLVALSGSHSIGKGRCFSIVFRLYNQSGSGRPDPTIEPRFREKLDKLCPLGGDGNVTGNLDATPEVFDNQYFKDLVNGRGFLNSDQTLFTNPFTREYVREFSVSQEKFFKAFVEGMIKMGDLQSGRPGEIRRDCRVVNSRRPRVEVLFETSNRGE from the exons ATGCCTTATAgccattttttcttctttctccttaTAAGCTTAGCTTTTGCAGCTATGGCTGCTCCTACACTTAGGCCAGGTTTTTACACGGAAACATGTCCACAAGCTGAATTTATAGTCAAAGATGTGATGAAAAAAGCAATGAAAAGAGAGCCCAGAAGCTTAGCCTCAGTGATGAGATTGCAGTTTCATGATTGCTTTGTTAAT ggaTGTGATGCTTCTTTGTTGTTGGATGATACACCAAATATGCTTGGGGAGAAAATGGCTTTATCAAATATAAATTCACTGAGGTCTTATGAAGTTGTAGATGAAGTTAAAGAGGCACTGGAAAGAGCCTGCCCTGGTGTTGTTTCTTGTGCTGATCTTTTAATCATGGCTGCTAGAGATGCTGTTGTTCTG ACTGGAGGTCCAAATTGGGAAGTGAAGTTGGGAAGGCTAGATAGTTTAACAGCAAGTCAAGAAGATTCAAACCAAATCATGCCAAGTCCAAGATCAAATGCAACATATCTCATTGATCttttcaacagatataatctctCAATCAAAGATCTTGTAGCACTTTCTGGTTCTCACTCCATTGGCAAAGGAAGATGTTTTTCTATTGTCTTTAGGCTATATAATCAGTCCGGCTCGGGCCGGCCTGATCCTACCATTGAACCAAGATTCAGAGAAAAGTTAGACAAGCTTTGTCCACTTGGTGGAGATGGGAATGTAACAGGAAATTTGGATGCAACACCTGAAGTATTTGACAATCAATATTTCAAAGACTTGGTAAATGGTAGAGGGTTCTTGAATTCAGATCAAACACTTTTTACTAACCCTTTTACTAGGGAATATGTTAGAGAATTTAGTGTAAGTCAGGAGAAATTTTTTAAGGCTTTTGTTGAAGGGATGATAAAGATGGGTGACCTGCAATCTGGCCGCCCAGGTGAGATTAGACGGGATTGCAGAGTGGTGAATAGCCGTCGTCCGCGAGTTGAAGTCTTGTTTGAGACTTCAAATAGAGGAGAGTAA
- the LOC104244703 gene encoding uncharacterized protein, whose translation MMNGTCLSAQSSKLNELNIQTLNGIQQLAETRQFKAWFLDQFGVLHDGKQPYPGAISTLEKLASYGAKMVIISNSSRRASTTLEKLKSLGFDTSLFVGVITSGELTHQYLLRRDDEWFASLGRSCIHMTWSDKGAISLEGLGLEVVENVQEAKFILVHGTDALGLSSGDTLPMNLDDLEKILEQCASKKIPMVVANPDYVTIEPGNLRAMPGTLAATYEKLGGEVKWMGKPHKIIYKSAMDMAAAVDASDCIGVGDSLHHDIKGANAAGIASLFITSCGVHATELELSKFGEVANDNSVRALALKYDAYPTHVLPSFTW comes from the exons ATGATGAATGGAACATGCTTATCAGCTCAATCGTCAAAGCTAAACGAGCTTAATATTCAAACTTTGAATGGAATTCAACAGCTTGCTGAAACTCGTCAATTCAAG GCGTGGTTTCTTGATCAGTTTGGAGTACTTCATGATGGGAAACAACCTTATCCTGGTGCCATTTCGACGT TGGAAAAGTTGGCAAGTTATGGTGCAAAAATGGTAATCATTAGTAATTCTTCAAGAAGAGCATCTACAACCCTGGAAAAATTGAAGAGCCTTGGATTTGATACATCACTCTTTGTTGGTGTTATTACCAGTGGAGAATTAACACATCAGTATCTTCTAAG GAGAGACGACGAATGGTTTGCCTCTTTAGGAAGATCATGCATTCACATGACTTGGAGCGACAAGGGTGCTATCTCTCTCGAG GGCCTCGGACTAGAAGTAGTGGAAAATGTTCAGGAAGCCAAATTTATTTTGGTTCACGGAACTGATGCTTTGGGCCTTTCTTCTGGTGACACACTTCCAATGAATCTTGATGACCTTGAGAAGATACTGGAGCAATGTGCTTCTAAGAAAATTCCAATGGTGGTAGCAAATCCTGATTATGTAACTATAGAGCCTGGAAATCTACGTGCTATGCCCG GAACATTGGCAGCCACATATGAAAAACTTGGAGGTGAAGTAAAATGGATGGGTAAACCACATAAG ATAATATACAAGTCAGCTATGGATATGGCTGCTGCTGTGGATGCCTCGGATTGTATTGGAGTAGGAGATTCCTTGCACCATGATATCAAAGGCGCAAATGCAGCTGGAATTGCATCTCTATTTATCACATCATGTGGAGTTCATGCTACTGAACTCGAACTTAGTAAATTTGGAGAAGTTGCAAATGATAATTCTGTACGTGCTCTTGCCCTGAAATATGATGCATATCCTACACATGTTCTCCCTTCATTTACATGGTGA